One segment of Panicum virgatum strain AP13 chromosome 3K, P.virgatum_v5, whole genome shotgun sequence DNA contains the following:
- the LOC120700225 gene encoding ADP-ribosylation factor-like protein 2, producing the protein MGLLSIIRKIKHKEKEMRILMVGLDNSGKTTIVLKINGEDTSVISPTLGFNIKTIKYQKYSLNIWDVGGQKTIRSYWRNYFEQTDGLVWVVDSSDVRRLDDCRAELHNLLKEERLAGASLLVFANKQDIQGALKPAEIAKVLDLAAMEKSRHWQIVGCSAHTGDGLLRGFDWLVQDVASRIYVLD; encoded by the exons ATGGGTCTTCTCAGCATCATCAGAAAgatcaaacacaaggaaaaggagATGCGGATTCTCATGGT GGGCCTGGACAATTCAGGTAAGACAACGATTGTGCTGAAGATCAATGGGGAGGACACTAGTGTCATCAGCCCCACCCTTGGCTTCAACATCAAGACCATCAAGTATCAAAA GTACTCGCTGAACATATGGGATGTTGGGGGACAAAAGACTATCCGCTCATACTGGAGGAATTACTTTGAGCAGACTGATGGGCTGGTTTGGGTAGTTGACAGCTCTGACGTCCGGAGGCTTGATGACTGTCGTGCGGAGCTCCACAATCTACTGAAAGAAGAG AGACTAGCCGGAGCTTCTTTGTTGGTGTTTGCAAACAAGCAGGACATTCAGGGCGCTCTGAAACCTGCAGAAATCGCCAAG GTCCTGGATCTGGCAGCCATGGAGAAGAGCCGGCACTGGCAGATCGTCGGCTGCAGCGCCCACACCGGCGACGGGCTGCTTCGGGGTTTCGACTGGCTCGTTCAAGACGTCGCCTCGCGCATCTACGTCCTCGACTGA
- the LOC120700226 gene encoding glycine-rich RNA-binding protein 1-like isoform X1 produces MAASDVEYRCFVGGLAWATDDNSLHNAFSPFGEVLESKIILDRETQRSRGFGFVTFSSEQAMRDAIEGMNGKDLDGRSITVNEAQSRGGPRSGGGGGGGYGRREGGGGYGGGGYGGGGYGRREGGGGYGSGGGGGYGGRGGYGGGGGGGYGNSDGNWRS; encoded by the exons ATGGCGGCGTCGGATGTTGAGTACCGCTGCTTCGTCGGCGGCCTTGCCTGGGCCACCGACGACAACTCGCTCCACAACGCCTTCAGCCCCTTCGGCGAGGTCCTCGAGTCCAAG ATCATCCTCGATCGTGAGACCCAGAGGTCCCGCGGCTTCGGCTTCGTCACCTTCTCGAGCGAGCAGGCGATGCGCGATGCCATCGAGGGGATGAACGGCAAGGACCTGGACGGCCGCAGCATCACCGTCAACGAGGCCCAGTCCCGCGGCGGCccgcgctccggcggcggcggcggcggcgggtacgggcgccgcgagggcggcggcggctacggcggcggtggctacggcggcggcggctacgggcgccgcgagggcggcggtggctacggcagcggcggcggcggcggctacggtgGCCGTGGAGgctacggtggcggcggcggcggcggctacggcaACTCCGATGGGAACTGGAGGAGCTGA
- the LOC120700226 gene encoding glycine-rich RNA-binding, abscisic acid-inducible protein-like isoform X2 → MAASDVEYRCFVGGLAWATDDNSLHNAFSPFGEVLESKIILDRETQRSRGFGFVTFSSEQAMRDAIEGMNGKDLDGRSITVNEAQSRGGPRSGGGGGGGYGRREGGGGYGRREGGGGYGSGGGGGYGGRGGYGGGGGGGYGNSDGNWRS, encoded by the exons ATGGCGGCGTCGGATGTTGAGTACCGCTGCTTCGTCGGCGGCCTTGCCTGGGCCACCGACGACAACTCGCTCCACAACGCCTTCAGCCCCTTCGGCGAGGTCCTCGAGTCCAAG ATCATCCTCGATCGTGAGACCCAGAGGTCCCGCGGCTTCGGCTTCGTCACCTTCTCGAGCGAGCAGGCGATGCGCGATGCCATCGAGGGGATGAACGGCAAGGACCTGGACGGCCGCAGCATCACCGTCAACGAGGCCCAGTCCCGCGGCGGCccgcgctccggcggcggcggcggcggcgggtacgggcgccgcgag ggcggcggcggctacgggcgccgcgagggcggcggtggctacggcagcggcggcggcggcggctacggtgGCCGTGGAGgctacggtggcggcggcggcggcggctacggcaACTCCGATGGGAACTGGAGGAGCTGA